A single genomic interval of Agromyces cerinus harbors:
- the coaA gene encoding type I pantothenate kinase, producing MPDPQSPSSHAAQISPFIELDRADWAALAPSMPSPLRDTEIVQLRGLGEPLDPREVAEVYLPLSRLLNLYVGGTKSLHNVTSEFLRERVESTPFVIGVAGSVAVGKSTIARLLRELLARWEHTPRVELITTDGFLFPNAELERRGLMARKGFPESYDRRALLRFVSEVKAGAAEVRAPFYSHLAYDIVKDAQITVRRPDVLIVEGLNVLQPPGPGHRLAVSDLFDFTIYVDARTSDIARWYEERFLKLQRGAFSNPRSYFHRFASLTEAEARARSREIWHSINEPNLLQNIRPTRSRASLVLRKGSDHTVSSVLLRKL from the coding sequence GTGCCCGATCCGCAGAGCCCGTCGTCGCACGCGGCGCAGATCTCCCCGTTCATCGAGCTCGACCGTGCCGACTGGGCCGCGCTCGCGCCGTCGATGCCCTCACCCCTGCGGGACACCGAGATCGTGCAGCTGCGAGGGCTCGGCGAGCCACTCGATCCGCGCGAGGTCGCCGAGGTCTACCTGCCGCTCAGCCGCCTGTTGAACCTCTACGTCGGCGGCACGAAGTCGCTGCACAACGTCACGAGCGAATTCCTGCGGGAGCGCGTCGAATCGACGCCCTTCGTCATCGGCGTGGCCGGTTCCGTCGCGGTCGGGAAGTCCACGATCGCCCGCCTGCTGCGCGAACTCCTCGCCCGCTGGGAGCACACGCCCCGGGTCGAGCTCATCACGACCGACGGATTCCTCTTCCCCAACGCCGAACTCGAACGCCGCGGACTCATGGCGCGCAAGGGGTTCCCGGAGTCCTACGACCGGCGGGCGCTGCTCCGCTTCGTGAGCGAGGTCAAGGCGGGCGCCGCCGAAGTGCGGGCGCCGTTCTACTCCCACCTCGCGTACGACATCGTGAAGGACGCGCAGATCACCGTGCGCCGACCCGACGTGCTCATCGTCGAGGGCCTGAACGTGCTGCAGCCGCCCGGTCCCGGTCACCGTCTCGCCGTCAGCGACCTCTTCGACTTCACGATCTACGTCGACGCGCGCACGAGCGACATCGCCCGGTGGTACGAGGAGCGGTTCCTGAAGCTCCAGCGCGGGGCGTTCTCGAATCCGCGTTCGTACTTCCACCGCTTCGCGAGCCTCACCGAGGCCGAGGCACGAGCTCGATCACGCGAGATCTGGCACTCGATCAACGAGCCGAACCTGCTGCAGAACATCCGTCCGACGCGCTCGCGCGCCTCGCTCGTGCTCCGCAAGGGCTCTGATCACACCGTCTCGAGCGTGCTGCTCCGAAAGCTCTGA
- the truA gene encoding tRNA pseudouridine(38-40) synthase TruA, with translation MVVSESVASPGTGGGPVVPLGADTVRVRLSIAYDGTRFNGWSRQPGLRTVQGVVEDALGLLFRRTGAVPRLTVAGRTDAGVHALGQVAHFDVPTSALAAVTRARRGDAAEYGAADPAPVLLRRLSGVIGAADADVVVTGAALAPDGFDARFSAMWRRYEYRIADAPATRDPLARLRTVWHPRTLDAERMDVAAQSLLGLHDFAAFCKPRAEATTIRTLQSYRWRRDADGVLVASLQADAFCHSMVRALIGAAVAVGEGRLDVEAPAALLQVAQRTNAFMVMPAKGLVLTEVGYPDDQELATRAAQTRARRELRVRIGDGLADEAEAGD, from the coding sequence ATGGTCGTCTCCGAATCCGTCGCATCGCCCGGCACCGGTGGCGGTCCGGTCGTTCCATTGGGCGCCGATACGGTCCGGGTGCGACTCTCGATCGCGTACGACGGCACCCGCTTCAACGGGTGGAGCCGGCAGCCGGGCCTGCGCACCGTCCAGGGGGTCGTCGAGGACGCGCTCGGGCTCCTCTTCCGGCGCACCGGCGCGGTACCGCGGCTGACGGTCGCGGGGCGCACCGATGCGGGCGTCCACGCGCTGGGGCAGGTGGCGCATTTCGACGTGCCCACTTCGGCACTCGCCGCGGTGACCCGGGCACGGCGCGGCGATGCGGCCGAATACGGGGCAGCCGATCCCGCTCCGGTGCTGCTGCGACGGCTCTCGGGTGTGATCGGGGCAGCCGATGCCGATGTCGTGGTGACGGGCGCCGCGCTCGCACCCGACGGCTTCGACGCGCGCTTCTCGGCGATGTGGCGACGGTACGAGTACCGCATCGCCGACGCCCCGGCGACGCGCGATCCGCTCGCTCGCCTGCGAACGGTCTGGCATCCGCGCACGCTCGATGCCGAGCGGATGGATGTCGCGGCGCAGAGCCTCCTCGGGCTGCACGACTTCGCGGCGTTCTGCAAGCCTCGCGCCGAGGCGACGACCATCAGGACCCTGCAGTCGTACCGATGGCGGCGTGACGCCGACGGCGTGCTCGTGGCATCGCTGCAGGCCGATGCCTTCTGCCATTCGATGGTGCGAGCACTGATCGGCGCGGCCGTCGCGGTCGGCGAGGGCCGTCTCGACGTCGAGGCGCCGGCTGCGTTGCTCCAGGTCGCGCAGCGCACGAACGCCTTCATGGTGATGCCGGCCAAGGGCCTCGTGCTCACCGAGGTCGGCTACCCCGACGACCAGGAACTCGCGACCCGCGCCGCACAGACGCGGGCTCGGCGCGAACTGCGCGTGCGGATCGGGGACGGTCTCGCCGACGAGGCCGAGGCGGGTGACTGA
- the rpsI gene encoding 30S ribosomal protein S9: protein MAKIADQIEAAPESYTTESAPEAAPTTPRAVLNVSGAAVGRRKQAIARVRLVPGAGGITVNGREFAAYFPNKLHQQLITDPFTVLELVGSYDVVAKITGGGPSGQAGALRLAIARALNEIDRENNRATLKKSGFLTRDARVIERKKAGLKKARKAPQFSKR, encoded by the coding sequence ATGGCGAAGATCGCAGACCAGATCGAAGCGGCTCCCGAGAGCTACACCACCGAGAGTGCCCCCGAGGCAGCTCCCACGACGCCCCGCGCCGTGCTCAACGTGTCGGGCGCGGCCGTCGGCCGCCGCAAGCAGGCCATCGCCCGCGTGCGCCTCGTTCCCGGCGCCGGCGGCATCACCGTCAACGGTCGCGAGTTCGCGGCCTACTTCCCCAACAAGCTGCACCAGCAGCTCATCACCGACCCGTTCACGGTGCTCGAGCTCGTCGGCTCGTACGACGTGGTCGCGAAGATCACGGGCGGCGGCCCCTCGGGCCAGGCAGGCGCGCTGCGTCTGGCGATCGCTCGCGCACTGAACGAGATCGACCGCGAGAACAACCGCGCGACGCTCAAGAAGTCGGGCTTCCTCACGCGTGACGCTCGCGTCATCGAGCGCAAGAAGGCCGGTCTCAAGAAGGCCCGCAAGGCGCCGCAGTTCTCGAAGCGCTGA
- a CDS encoding acyltransferase family protein, which translates to MAAVRIPVDRDLSIDFARAFCLPIVVLLHALQMGIGGDPLRAFNALDGFEPLAWATWPLMIMPVFFICGGFASITQWRRLRGHGETVSHYIRIRAIRLAQPVVGLVAAVGAVLAGMLLAGVDAEFVRTFAVRLAEPLWFIPVYLICTAFVPTMSWLHRHAPWPAYLGLAAAVVMVDVLVRGFGVPVGALNWIFVWLFAQQLGFGLRDGWFARRSRLVLVAVAVGAYGVIGVLVTWFGYSHDMLDNLNPPTLAILALALGQACLFALVQPLIRRMMHWRPMLGTVFVFGVYGMVIYLWHTFAMAVVTSLQLLFGLPFPPVLSPAWWATRPLWILAIAVVVAGCCVVVPRIEARWPKPVERSTPLAAVLLWSASAVAGVGVLLVLGYVPWQNGLLGWSLVTVAVIALIVGGPGARTRNEAPAELQGTAFVSAPRS; encoded by the coding sequence GTGGCCGCCGTCCGCATCCCGGTCGACCGGGATCTCTCGATCGATTTCGCCCGCGCGTTCTGCCTGCCGATCGTGGTGCTGCTGCACGCCCTGCAGATGGGCATCGGCGGCGACCCGCTGCGGGCGTTCAACGCGCTCGACGGCTTCGAACCGCTCGCCTGGGCCACGTGGCCGCTCATGATCATGCCCGTCTTCTTCATCTGCGGCGGATTCGCATCGATCACGCAGTGGCGGCGGCTCCGAGGGCACGGTGAGACGGTCTCCCACTACATCCGGATCCGCGCCATCCGTCTGGCGCAGCCGGTGGTCGGGCTCGTCGCCGCCGTCGGAGCAGTGCTCGCGGGCATGCTCCTGGCCGGGGTCGACGCCGAGTTCGTGCGCACCTTCGCAGTGCGGCTCGCCGAGCCGCTCTGGTTCATCCCGGTCTACCTGATCTGCACCGCGTTCGTGCCGACGATGTCGTGGCTCCACCGGCACGCGCCGTGGCCCGCATATCTCGGGCTCGCCGCGGCAGTCGTCATGGTCGACGTGCTGGTGCGCGGGTTCGGCGTGCCGGTCGGCGCACTCAACTGGATCTTCGTCTGGCTGTTCGCGCAGCAGCTCGGGTTCGGGCTCCGCGACGGCTGGTTCGCGCGACGGTCGCGGCTCGTGCTCGTCGCCGTCGCGGTCGGTGCGTACGGCGTCATCGGCGTGCTCGTGACCTGGTTCGGCTACTCGCACGACATGCTCGACAACCTCAATCCGCCGACGCTCGCGATCCTCGCCCTCGCCCTCGGCCAGGCGTGCCTGTTCGCGCTCGTGCAGCCGCTCATCCGGCGCATGATGCACTGGCGGCCGATGCTCGGCACGGTGTTCGTCTTCGGCGTGTACGGCATGGTCATCTACCTCTGGCACACCTTCGCGATGGCCGTCGTGACGTCGCTGCAGCTGCTGTTCGGGCTGCCGTTCCCGCCCGTGCTGTCGCCGGCGTGGTGGGCGACGCGTCCGCTCTGGATCCTCGCCATCGCGGTCGTGGTGGCCGGATGCTGCGTGGTCGTGCCGCGCATCGAGGCACGCTGGCCGAAACCGGTCGAGCGCAGCACCCCACTCGCTGCGGTGCTGCTCTGGAGCGCGTCGGCGGTGGCCGGCGTCGGCGTACTGCTCGTGCTCGGATACGTTCCCTGGCAGAACGGACTGCTGGGCTGGTCGCTCGTGACGGTCGCGGTCATCGCGCTCATCGTGGGAGGTCCGGGCGCGCGAACGCGGAATGAGGCGCCTGCCGAACTGCAGGGTACGGCGTTCGTGTCGGCGCCGCGATCGTAG
- the glmS gene encoding glutamine--fructose-6-phosphate transaminase (isomerizing) → MCGIVGYVGERNSLDVLMGGLRRLEYRGYDSAGVAVVDDDGTMETAKRAGKLKVLADELEAHPLHRGGTGIGHTRWATHGGPTDVNAHPHLGDEGRLALIHNGIIENFSELKAELLAEGYTFESETDTEVAAVLLGKEYRATGDLREAFRNTVARFDGAFTLLAVHRSEPGVVVGARRNSPLVIGLGDGENFLGSDVAAFVEYTKRALAIGQDQIVTITADDVVVTDFDGQPVEVEPFDVAWDASAAEKGGWSSFMRKEVAEQPEAVAKTLLGRVVDDAVVIPELASFGDEELRGIRRITIIACGTASYAGMVAKYAIEQWARVPVEIELSHEFRYREPVLDDHTLVVSISQSGETMDTLMAVKYAREQGARTISICNTQGATIPRESDAVVYTHAGPEVAVASTKAFVAQIAALYLFGLHLARVRGTLSADEIAEQLHELQAVPAKLELVLAESEKVAQLAHWMADTRSVLFLGRHVGYPIALEGALKLKELAYIHAEGFAAGELKHGPIALIEPGQPVFVVVPSPRGSATLHPKVVSNIQEIRARGARVIAIAEAGDAAVLPFADEVLRIPLAAPLFEPLLAVVPLQIFAMELAQAKGLDVDQPRNLAKSVTVE, encoded by the coding sequence ATGTGTGGAATCGTCGGATACGTCGGAGAGCGAAACAGCCTCGACGTCCTTATGGGAGGCCTTCGTCGCCTCGAGTACCGTGGTTACGACTCGGCCGGAGTGGCGGTCGTCGACGACGACGGGACGATGGAGACGGCCAAGCGCGCCGGCAAGCTGAAGGTGCTCGCCGACGAACTCGAGGCGCACCCGCTCCACCGGGGCGGCACCGGCATCGGCCACACGCGCTGGGCGACGCACGGCGGCCCGACCGATGTCAACGCGCACCCGCACCTCGGCGACGAGGGTCGCCTCGCCCTCATCCACAACGGCATCATCGAGAACTTCTCCGAGCTGAAGGCGGAACTCCTCGCCGAGGGGTACACCTTCGAGAGCGAGACCGACACCGAGGTCGCCGCAGTGCTCCTCGGCAAGGAGTACCGGGCGACGGGCGACCTCCGCGAGGCGTTCCGCAACACGGTCGCCCGTTTCGATGGTGCGTTCACGCTGCTCGCCGTGCACCGCTCGGAGCCCGGCGTCGTCGTCGGCGCCCGTCGCAACTCGCCGCTCGTCATCGGGCTCGGTGACGGCGAGAACTTCCTGGGGTCGGACGTCGCTGCCTTCGTCGAGTACACGAAGCGCGCCCTGGCGATCGGTCAGGACCAGATCGTGACGATCACCGCCGATGACGTCGTCGTCACCGACTTCGACGGGCAGCCCGTCGAGGTCGAGCCGTTCGACGTCGCATGGGACGCCTCCGCAGCCGAGAAGGGCGGCTGGTCGTCGTTCATGCGCAAGGAGGTCGCCGAGCAGCCCGAGGCCGTCGCGAAGACGCTCCTCGGCCGCGTCGTCGACGACGCCGTGGTGATCCCCGAACTCGCGTCCTTCGGCGACGAGGAGCTCCGAGGCATCCGTCGCATCACGATCATCGCCTGCGGTACCGCCTCGTACGCGGGCATGGTCGCCAAGTACGCGATCGAGCAGTGGGCGCGCGTGCCGGTCGAGATCGAGCTCAGCCATGAGTTCCGCTACCGCGAGCCCGTGCTCGACGACCACACGCTCGTCGTCTCGATCAGCCAGTCGGGCGAGACCATGGACACGCTCATGGCCGTGAAGTACGCCCGTGAGCAGGGCGCGCGAACGATCTCGATCTGCAACACGCAGGGCGCCACGATTCCGCGCGAGTCCGACGCCGTCGTGTACACGCACGCCGGCCCCGAGGTCGCCGTGGCGTCGACGAAGGCGTTCGTCGCGCAGATCGCAGCGCTCTACCTCTTCGGCCTGCACCTCGCGCGCGTGCGCGGCACGCTGTCGGCCGACGAGATCGCGGAGCAGCTCCACGAGCTGCAGGCGGTGCCCGCGAAGCTCGAGCTGGTGCTCGCGGAGTCCGAGAAGGTCGCGCAGCTCGCGCACTGGATGGCCGACACCCGCTCGGTGCTCTTCCTCGGCCGTCACGTCGGCTACCCGATCGCCCTCGAGGGCGCGCTGAAGCTCAAGGAGCTCGCGTACATCCACGCCGAGGGCTTCGCCGCCGGCGAGCTCAAGCACGGCCCGATCGCGCTCATCGAGCCGGGTCAGCCCGTCTTCGTGGTCGTGCCGAGCCCGCGCGGCTCGGCCACCCTGCACCCGAAGGTCGTGTCGAACATCCAGGAGATCCGCGCTCGCGGCGCACGCGTCATCGCGATCGCCGAGGCCGGCGACGCCGCCGTGCTGCCGTTCGCCGACGAGGTGCTGCGCATCCCGCTCGCGGCGCCGCTCTTCGAGCCGCTGCTGGCCGTCGTGCCGCTGCAGATCTTCGCGATGGAGCTCGCTCAGGCCAAGGGCCTCGACGTCGACCAGCCGCGCAACCTCGCGAAGTCGGTCACGGTCGAGTGA
- the rplQ gene encoding 50S ribosomal protein L17, giving the protein MPKPTKGPRLGGGPAHERLMLANLAAALFTHKRITTTETKAKRLRPLAERLVTFGKRGDLHARRRVLAVIGDKTVVHELFTVIAPQVADREGGYTRITKIGNRKGDNAPMAVIELVLEPVTPKKRAAKPAAAEAPVAEEAPAEVVEETTEVEATDAAAEETTEVAADEAEAAETK; this is encoded by the coding sequence ATGCCGAAGCCCACGAAGGGCCCCCGCCTCGGAGGCGGCCCCGCCCACGAGCGGTTGATGCTCGCGAACCTCGCTGCAGCGCTGTTCACGCACAAGCGCATCACCACCACCGAGACGAAGGCCAAGCGCCTCCGTCCGCTGGCCGAGCGTCTGGTGACGTTCGGCAAGCGCGGCGACCTGCACGCGCGCCGTCGCGTGCTCGCCGTCATCGGCGACAAGACCGTCGTGCACGAGCTGTTCACGGTCATCGCCCCCCAGGTCGCCGACCGTGAGGGCGGTTACACGCGCATCACGAAGATCGGCAACCGCAAGGGCGACAACGCGCCCATGGCGGTCATCGAGCTCGTGCTCGAGCCCGTGACCCCGAAGAAGCGCGCCGCGAAGCCGGCCGCTGCCGAGGCGCCCGTCGCCGAGGAGGCTCCGGCCGAGGTCGTCGAGGAGACGACCGAGGTCGAGGCGACCGACGCAGCCGCTGAGGAGACGACCGAGGTCGCCGCCGACGAGGCAGAGGCCGCCGAGACCAAGTAG
- the glmM gene encoding phosphoglucosamine mutase, producing MPRLFGTDGVRGLANRELTADLALGLAQAAAAVLTQGRHADELRAAGRRPVAVVARDPRVSGEFLTAAVSAGLASSGVDVLDAGVIPTPATAFLIDSIRADFGVMISASHNPAPDNGIKFFSYGGTKLPDEVEDRIESFLGKQKLAPVGDGVGRIRRFADAEDRYVVHLLGTLPHRLEGLKVVLDCAHGAAAGVSPETFKDAGAEVIVIGADPDGMNINDGVGSTHLEQLQAAVIEHGADLGIAHDGDADRCLAVDADGNIIDGDRIMAILAVSMKERGTLTDDTLVVTVMSNLGLRRAMAEHGIRVVETKVGDRYVLEALAAEGLALGGEQSGHVIMSEFATTGDGVLTGLHLAAEMARTGKTIAELASVMTVYPQVLVNVRGVDHHALGDDAEIAAAVAAVEAELGDSGRVLLRPSGTEPMVRVMVEAAEQEVAERHAESLAAVVRERLAID from the coding sequence ATGCCTCGGCTTTTCGGAACCGACGGGGTCCGGGGCCTGGCCAACCGTGAACTCACGGCTGACCTGGCCCTGGGCCTCGCCCAGGCGGCTGCCGCCGTCCTCACTCAAGGGCGTCACGCCGACGAGCTTCGCGCCGCCGGCCGGCGGCCGGTCGCCGTCGTGGCGCGCGATCCGCGCGTCTCCGGCGAGTTCCTCACCGCTGCCGTCTCGGCCGGTCTCGCGAGCTCCGGTGTCGACGTGCTCGACGCCGGGGTCATCCCGACCCCTGCGACGGCGTTCCTCATCGACTCGATCCGTGCCGACTTCGGCGTGATGATCTCGGCGTCGCACAACCCGGCGCCCGACAACGGCATCAAGTTCTTCTCCTACGGCGGCACGAAGCTGCCCGACGAGGTCGAAGACCGCATCGAGTCCTTCCTCGGCAAGCAGAAGCTCGCTCCGGTCGGTGACGGCGTCGGCCGCATCCGCCGCTTCGCCGATGCCGAGGATCGCTACGTCGTGCACCTGCTCGGCACGCTGCCGCACCGCCTCGAGGGTCTCAAGGTCGTGCTCGACTGCGCCCACGGCGCCGCCGCCGGCGTCTCGCCCGAGACCTTCAAGGACGCGGGCGCCGAGGTCATCGTCATCGGAGCCGACCCCGACGGCATGAACATCAACGACGGTGTCGGTTCGACGCACCTCGAGCAGCTCCAGGCCGCCGTCATCGAACACGGCGCCGACCTCGGCATCGCCCACGACGGCGACGCCGACCGCTGCCTCGCGGTCGACGCCGACGGCAACATCATCGACGGCGACCGGATCATGGCGATCCTCGCCGTCTCGATGAAGGAGCGCGGCACGCTCACCGACGACACCCTCGTGGTGACGGTGATGTCGAATCTCGGCCTGCGCCGCGCGATGGCCGAACACGGCATCCGCGTCGTCGAGACGAAGGTCGGCGACCGCTACGTGCTCGAGGCCCTCGCCGCCGAAGGCCTCGCCCTCGGCGGGGAGCAGTCGGGTCACGTCATCATGAGCGAGTTCGCCACGACCGGCGACGGCGTGCTGACCGGCCTGCACCTCGCCGCCGAGATGGCGCGCACCGGCAAGACCATCGCCGAGCTCGCCTCGGTCATGACGGTCTACCCGCAGGTGCTCGTCAACGTGCGCGGCGTCGACCACCATGCACTCGGCGACGACGCGGAGATCGCTGCGGCGGTCGCCGCCGTCGAGGCCGAGCTGGGAGACAGCGGCCGCGTGCTGCTGCGCCCCTCGGGCACCGAGCCGATGGTCCGCGTCATGGTCGAGGCCGCCGAGCAGGAGGTCGCCGAGCGGCACGCCGAATCACTCGCCGCTGTGGTGCGCGAGCGACTCGCCATCGACTGA
- a CDS encoding GNAT family N-acetyltransferase produces the protein MTEHELSPLHERITAPETLPPLVHPDVHAWRPIRDDDVDRIVELEAAMAAADHPEYRLPREELADDLGMSFVDRERDSIVALDADGRAVAWGVAYHPPGRDTLVRTILVGGVHPELRRRGIGRLLLAWQRARGAQQLAASDLPLPGWIMGFTDDRARWAGPLLESEGFTAARYFAGLRRDLAEPVDDVRAGDGIRVEALQATRADEVRTARNDAFRDHWGSQPRSEEEWRVFISSAVLRMDLSVVAIDEASDRVVGFVLAEVNEADWGGQGFSSVHVPLVGVVRGHRGRGVAKALLAAHLAAAGAAGLEYSTLEVDAANPTGAFALYEGMGFRAATTETSYTIVV, from the coding sequence GTGACCGAGCACGAACTGTCGCCCCTCCACGAGCGCATCACCGCTCCCGAGACGCTCCCTCCTCTCGTACACCCCGACGTGCACGCCTGGCGCCCGATCCGCGACGACGACGTCGACCGGATCGTGGAGCTCGAGGCGGCCATGGCGGCCGCCGACCATCCCGAATACAGGCTCCCGCGCGAAGAGCTCGCAGACGACCTCGGGATGTCGTTCGTCGACCGTGAGCGCGACTCGATCGTGGCGCTCGATGCCGACGGCCGCGCAGTCGCATGGGGCGTCGCGTACCACCCGCCGGGGCGTGACACCCTCGTCCGCACGATCCTCGTCGGGGGAGTGCATCCCGAGCTGCGTCGGCGGGGCATCGGCCGACTCCTCCTCGCCTGGCAGCGCGCGCGAGGAGCCCAGCAGCTCGCAGCATCCGACCTGCCTCTTCCCGGCTGGATCATGGGGTTCACCGACGACCGTGCTCGATGGGCCGGCCCGCTGCTCGAGTCGGAGGGCTTCACCGCAGCCCGCTACTTCGCCGGCTTGCGCCGTGATCTCGCAGAGCCGGTCGACGACGTTCGCGCCGGCGACGGCATCCGTGTCGAGGCGCTGCAGGCGACGCGCGCCGACGAGGTGAGGACGGCCCGGAACGACGCGTTCCGCGACCACTGGGGCAGCCAGCCGAGATCTGAGGAGGAGTGGCGCGTCTTCATCTCGAGCGCGGTGCTCCGCATGGACCTCTCGGTCGTCGCCATCGACGAGGCGAGCGATCGTGTCGTGGGGTTCGTGCTGGCCGAGGTGAATGAGGCCGACTGGGGCGGGCAGGGGTTCTCGAGCGTGCACGTTCCGCTGGTCGGCGTGGTGCGCGGCCACCGCGGCCGCGGCGTCGCGAAGGCCCTGCTCGCGGCACATCTGGCGGCTGCCGGCGCTGCCGGTCTCGAGTACTCGACGCTCGAGGTCGACGCCGCGAACCCGACCGGGGCGTTCGCCCTGTACGAGGGCATGGGATTCCGTGCGGCCACCACCGAGACCAGTTACACGATCGTGGTCTGA
- the rpsK gene encoding 30S ribosomal protein S11 has product MAAPKAATRKPRKKEKKNIAVGQAHIKSTFNNTIVSITDTNGAVISWASSGGVGFKGSRKSTPFAAQLAAESAARQAQEHGMKKVDVFVKGPGSGRETAIRSLQAAGLEVGSINDVTPQAHNGCRPPKRRRV; this is encoded by the coding sequence ATGGCAGCACCCAAGGCGGCTACTCGCAAGCCGCGCAAGAAGGAAAAGAAGAACATCGCCGTGGGCCAGGCCCACATCAAGTCGACGTTCAACAACACGATCGTCTCGATCACCGACACCAACGGTGCCGTGATCAGCTGGGCCTCCTCCGGTGGCGTCGGCTTCAAGGGCTCGCGCAAGTCGACCCCGTTCGCCGCGCAGCTCGCCGCAGAGTCGGCCGCCCGCCAGGCGCAGGAGCACGGCATGAAGAAGGTCGACGTGTTCGTCAAGGGTCCCGGCTCCGGCCGCGAGACCGCGATCCGCTCGCTCCAGGCCGCAGGCCTCGAGGTCGGCAGCATCAACGACGTGACGCCCCAGGCTCACAACGGATGCCGCCCGCCCAAGCGTCGCCGCGTCTGA
- the rplM gene encoding 50S ribosomal protein L13 → MTRTFTPKPSDIQHDWVVIDATDIVLGRLASHTAALLRGKHKAIFANHVDTGDFVIIVNADKVALTGQKLEQKKAYRHSGYPGGLTAVSYAELLEKNPVRAVEKAIRGMLPKNSLGRAQLKKLKVYTGPEHPHAAQQPKPYTLTQVAQ, encoded by the coding sequence GTGACGCGCACGTTCACTCCCAAGCCGTCCGACATCCAGCACGACTGGGTCGTCATCGACGCAACCGATATCGTTCTCGGTCGCCTCGCGAGCCACACCGCAGCACTGCTGCGCGGCAAGCACAAGGCGATCTTCGCGAACCACGTCGACACCGGTGACTTCGTCATCATCGTCAACGCCGACAAGGTGGCCCTCACCGGCCAGAAGCTCGAGCAGAAGAAGGCGTACCGCCACTCGGGGTACCCGGGCGGTCTCACGGCTGTCAGCTACGCCGAGCTCCTCGAGAAGAACCCCGTCCGCGCCGTCGAGAAGGCGATCCGCGGCATGCTCCCGAAGAACTCGCTCGGTCGGGCCCAGCTCAAGAAGCTGAAGGTCTACACCGGTCCGGAGCACCCGCACGCGGCCCAGCAGCCCAAGCCGTACACCCTCACCCAGGTCGCCCAGTAA
- a CDS encoding DNA-directed RNA polymerase subunit alpha — translation MLIAQRPTLTEENISEFRSRFVIEPLEPGFGYTLGNSLRRTLLSSIPGAAVTSIRIDGVLHEFSTVPGVKEDVTEIILNIKNLVVSSEHDEPITAYLRKQGAGEVTAADISAPAGVEVHNPELVIATLNDSAKFELELTIERGRGYVSASQNRNEYSEAGQIPVDSIYSPVLKVTYRVEATRAGERTDFDRLVVDVESKPAITPRDAIASAGRTLTELFGLARELNTAAEGIEIGPAPVDAVLSSELSIPIEDLDLSVRSYNCLKREGINTVSELVALSESQLMNIRNFGQKSVDEVKDKLTEMGLSLKDSVPGFDGAHFYTGFDDEN, via the coding sequence GTGCTGATCGCACAGCGCCCGACGCTCACCGAAGAGAACATCTCGGAGTTCCGTTCGCGTTTCGTGATCGAGCCCCTCGAGCCGGGCTTCGGTTACACCCTGGGCAACTCGCTCCGTCGCACCCTCCTCTCCTCGATCCCCGGCGCGGCCGTGACGAGCATCCGCATCGACGGCGTGCTCCACGAGTTCTCGACGGTTCCGGGTGTGAAGGAGGATGTCACCGAGATCATCCTCAACATCAAGAACCTGGTCGTCTCCAGCGAGCACGACGAGCCGATCACCGCGTACCTGCGCAAGCAGGGTGCCGGTGAGGTCACCGCAGCCGACATCTCCGCTCCGGCGGGCGTCGAGGTGCACAACCCCGAGCTGGTCATCGCGACGCTCAACGACTCGGCGAAGTTCGAGCTCGAGCTCACGATCGAGCGCGGCCGCGGCTACGTCTCGGCCAGCCAGAACCGCAACGAGTACTCGGAAGCCGGCCAGATCCCGGTCGACTCGATCTACTCGCCGGTCCTGAAGGTCACCTACCGCGTCGAGGCCACCCGTGCCGGCGAGCGCACCGACTTCGACCGCCTCGTGGTCGACGTCGAGTCGAAGCCGGCCATCACGCCGCGCGACGCGATCGCTTCGGCCGGCCGCACGCTGACCGAGCTGTTCGGCCTCGCCCGCGAGCTGAACACCGCTGCCGAGGGCATCGAGATCGGCCCCGCGCCGGTCGACGCCGTGCTCTCCAGCGAGCTCTCGATCCCGATCGAAGACCTCGACCTCTCGGTGCGCAGCTACAACTGCCTGAAGCGCGAGGGCATCAACACGGTGTCCGAGCTCGTCGCCCTGTCGGAGTCGCAGCTCATGAACATCCGCAACTTCGGTCAGAAGTCGGTGGATGAGGTCAAGGACAAGCTCACCGAAATGGGCCTGTCGCTGAAGGACTCCGTCCCCGGATTCGACGGGGCCCACTTCTACACGGGCTTCGACGACGAGAACTAG